The following coding sequences are from one Maridesulfovibrio bastinii DSM 16055 window:
- the nikR gene encoding nickel-responsive transcriptional regulator NikR, translating to MGKTIRFGVSLDSELLDKFDKLCGEKSYQTRSEAIRDLIRNMLVEKEWDESDGEMAGTLSLVYDHHQSGLSQRLTELQHDAHHLIMSTLHVHLDHDNCLEVMVLKGNGKDIKELAHRLISTKGVKHGKLGLTTTGDGLV from the coding sequence ATGGGAAAGACGATTCGATTTGGAGTATCCCTTGACTCCGAACTGCTGGACAAGTTCGATAAACTTTGCGGTGAAAAAAGTTACCAGACAAGATCAGAGGCCATACGTGATCTGATCAGAAATATGCTGGTTGAAAAAGAGTGGGATGAATCAGATGGTGAAATGGCCGGAACACTTTCTCTGGTCTATGATCATCACCAGAGCGGGCTGTCCCAGCGCCTGACGGAGCTGCAGCACGACGCTCACCACCTGATAATGTCCACACTCCATGTGCATCTGGACCACGACAACTGTCTTGAAGTTATGGTCCTCAAAGGAAATGGTAAAGATATCAAGGAACTTGCTCACAGATTGATTTCCACAAAGGGAGTCAAGCACGGTAAACTGGGTTTGACCACTACCGGTGACGGGCTGGTATAG
- a CDS encoding class I SAM-dependent methyltransferase — MTFDPLQGSIEVLAVEVAGVSWKLERTSDLETLWNEIGENDFGEDERLPYWAELWPASVLLGEWLVARAEDLKGSKCLDLGCGLGLTAVIASGLGADVVAFDYEFAPLHFARRNAFKNNVPQPLWMQMDWREHALKPGSVDFIWGGDILYEKRFFDPLERLFRHALKPGGKIWMAEPRRDVSASVWGRLESLGWNTALPLTAKAACCGAEMTVNIREVTKD; from the coding sequence ATGACATTCGACCCGTTACAAGGATCAATTGAAGTTTTAGCTGTTGAGGTTGCCGGGGTTAGCTGGAAACTTGAGCGTACCTCCGATCTTGAAACTTTATGGAATGAAATCGGTGAGAACGATTTTGGAGAAGACGAGAGGCTTCCATACTGGGCCGAATTATGGCCTGCAAGCGTTCTGCTTGGAGAATGGCTTGTTGCCCGGGCTGAAGACCTGAAAGGCTCTAAATGCCTTGACCTCGGCTGCGGACTGGGGCTTACGGCTGTTATTGCTTCCGGGCTTGGAGCTGATGTTGTCGCTTTTGATTATGAATTTGCTCCGCTGCATTTTGCCAGAAGAAATGCTTTTAAAAACAATGTCCCCCAGCCGCTGTGGATGCAGATGGACTGGCGTGAACATGCGCTAAAACCCGGATCCGTAGACTTTATATGGGGCGGGGATATATTATATGAAAAAAGATTTTTCGATCCGCTGGAAAGACTTTTCCGCCATGCTTTAAAGCCCGGTGGTAAAATCTGGATGGCAGAGCCCAGAAGGGATGTTTCGGCATCCGTCTGGGGAAGGCTTGAATCTCTCGGCTGGAATACAGCCCTGCCGCTGACAGCCAAGGCTGCCTGTTGCGGTGCCGAGATGACAGTCAATATTCGTGAAGTGACAAAGGATTAA
- the gcvH gene encoding glycine cleavage system protein GcvH, with product MIPKELLYAKSHEWLKLDGETATIGITQFAQEQLGDLTFIELPQEGDTFEEGDECGSIESVKAASELYAPVAMEVIEVNPELEDAPEKVNEDPYNAGWMLKVKVTGDTSALLDAAAYEKLVEEEAH from the coding sequence ATGATCCCTAAAGAACTTCTTTATGCGAAATCTCACGAATGGCTCAAACTGGACGGAGAAACCGCAACAATCGGCATCACACAGTTTGCTCAGGAACAGCTTGGCGACCTTACTTTTATCGAACTTCCTCAGGAAGGCGATACTTTTGAAGAAGGCGACGAATGCGGCTCTATCGAATCTGTTAAAGCTGCAAGTGAGCTTTACGCTCCGGTTGCAATGGAAGTTATCGAGGTTAACCCCGAGCTTGAAGATGCTCCTGAAAAAGTTAATGAAGATCCCTACAATGCAGGCTGGATGCTTAAAGTCAAAGTAACCGGAGATACCTCCGCTCTCCTTGACGCTGCAGCATACGAAAAGCTTGTTGAAGAGGAAGCTCACTAG
- the folE2 gene encoding GTP cyclohydrolase FolE2, whose product MEDIQNTAAKVAMPIDRVGVRDLTLPLIVRDRKAGSQHTMARVELSVDLPAHFKGTHMSRFIEALGDWSEGLDYDAFKNLLSDIIVRLEARRAHAKLSFPFCLRKTSPVSGRSSIMSYECSVEGELENGELRFTLGVKVPVMTVCPCSKAISDEGAHSQRAIIHIKSMFKGFVWIEDLIEIAEASGSSPVYSLLKREDEKHVTEESFSKPTFVEDVVRNVADGLEKMSKIKWYKVDVESFESIHNHCAFASIEKA is encoded by the coding sequence ATGGAAGATATTCAAAATACTGCCGCAAAAGTGGCAATGCCCATCGACAGAGTCGGAGTTCGTGATCTGACTCTTCCCCTGATTGTCAGAGACCGTAAAGCAGGTTCGCAACATACCATGGCGCGGGTTGAACTTTCGGTTGACCTGCCGGCCCATTTTAAAGGCACCCACATGAGCCGTTTTATTGAAGCTCTCGGTGACTGGTCCGAGGGACTTGATTACGACGCCTTTAAAAATCTGCTTTCTGATATCATTGTAAGGCTTGAGGCCCGCAGGGCGCACGCAAAACTGTCATTCCCGTTTTGTCTCAGGAAAACATCTCCGGTGAGCGGAAGGTCTTCGATAATGAGCTATGAATGCTCTGTTGAGGGCGAGCTTGAAAACGGAGAACTGCGTTTTACTCTGGGAGTGAAAGTGCCTGTAATGACTGTATGCCCATGCTCAAAAGCCATAAGTGACGAGGGTGCGCACAGTCAGAGGGCTATTATTCATATAAAATCAATGTTCAAAGGATTTGTATGGATAGAAGACCTTATTGAAATTGCCGAGGCTTCCGGATCTTCTCCTGTTTATTCACTGCTTAAACGCGAAGATGAAAAACATGTGACTGAGGAGTCCTTTTCAAAACCGACTTTTGTTGAAGACGTTGTACGCAATGTCGCAGATGGCCTGGAGAAGATGTCCAAAATTAAATGGTATAAAGTGGATGTTGAAAGTTTTGAATCCATTCACAACCATTGCGCTTTTGCAAGTATTGAAAAAGCTTGA